The sequence below is a genomic window from Williamwhitmania taraxaci.
GTCAGAAAAGCGCGTACTCGATGCTTGGATTTCTTTACACTATAAAGATTTGGCTCCTAATGCTTCTGGATTCTATTTTATTCCAGTTGAAGAGGGTACTGGTGCTGCTCCTGTTGATTTGGATTATGTTTATGTTAATTACACTGTAGAACAGTTGAACGGAGACGTCATATATTCAACCGATTCTTTGGTTGCGGATAATTGGGGGTTAGCAACAGCGCATTTTGCTCCAGAGTTGACACGACTTGGTGTAAGTGGTAGTGCTCAATCTGGAATTGCTGAGGCTATTAGACTTATGAGAGTAGGAGGAAAATCGAAACTTATTTTGCCTTCAAATTTGGCGTATGGTTTGAATGCCTTACGAGGTGTCAGTAATCCATTGGTTTTAAAACTTGAATTATTTTCAGTTTTTGAAGATATTGCTAAAAATGAAAAAGACTCTGTTGTAAGATACAAAACAGATAATTCTTTAACTGAAACCATTGATGGTAAGGATGGTCTTTACTATAAACAGATTGTACAACAGGATACCTGCAAGGGCAAATATTTGAAGGATTATGCCAGCAGTGTTAAGGTTTGGTATGTTGGCCGTTATCTCGATGGCTATATTTTTGATACCAACATTGATTCTGTTGCCACCAAGGCAGGCATTACTGCTAGTTCAACTGCTTTGCTGAATGTGGAATTTGGAAAGAATGGTGTGGTTCTGGCCTTTGAGGAGGTTGTTAAGATGATGTGGCTACAAGAAAAAACAATTCTTGTTACAACATCAGAGTTTGCTTATGGAATCCAAGGGAAGGGAACTATTTCACCCTACACGCCGCTTGTTTTTGAAATTACGATAGATAAAATATATGTCAAGAAATAGTCATTTTGTTATTATTGAACTAGAACAGGCCGGATTTTAATCCGGCTTGTTTGTTTTCAGGAAGTTTATTACCGCTACCGATTGTAGAATAGTGAAGGTTACTCCGGCTACAATTAGCGCCTCCATCAATCCAAATCGGTCGGCCAACCAACCAAATAGTGGTCCTACGATTCCAAACACGATTCGTATAATGAAATTGCGAACCGATAGCACCGTTGCCCGTGACTCTGATGGCGAAATTTTGTTAATGCTGTTCTTGAATACAGGGGTGGCGACACCTCGGGCTAGGTAAAAGATAAGCAGAAAGGAGAGTGCCCAAAGGGATGGAAATAGTCCGAGCAGAATGTAAGTCACACTTAATATTAAGGTAGTTGCTATAACTGTTTTGCGCAACCCAAAGCGTGCTTCTACTCTGTGGGCTGCAAATGCGCTGAATCCAACTGAGAAATTGAGTATGGTCCAAAGAATACCAAACGCAGCCAACGGAACACCCACCTTTTCGAAGTAAGGCTGGGCAAACCATGCCATAGTTAGCGTACTGGCACCGGTTATCGAAGAGAGGATAATATTCCACTTCATCTGCCGATTATCCACCAAACAGTAGCGCACTATGCCCCATATTTCGGTCATGGAGGCTTTTGCCTTAATGCGGTGCACAACAGGCTCGTATAGCCATAGTGAAACAGGTATGGCGGTTAGGGTTATTGCTGCCTGACCAATGAATGGTGCTTTAATGGAGAGTCCAGCCAATAATCCTCCCAAAATGCCGGCAATCGCTTCGGAATAGTTGCCCAGTCCAGTTATAATTCCCTCCTCCTTAAGATATCGCTTCTCCTGGTTGGCCTCCAGTAGGGTATCGTAGAGAATTGCCGAATCGGCTCCGGAAATCATACTCATGCCAAATCCCATCACTACCTCGGCCATGAGGAAACCCGTAAAGTCTCCCGTAAATATGTAAATGGTGAAGCCTATAAAACCAAAGATATTTCCAATAACCAGCGAATTCTTTCTACCTAATAGGTCTGCAAGGTAACCCGAGGGTATTTCGAGGAGCACAATGGAAAGGGAGTAGACGCTTTGCAGAATAAATATCTCCTTGAGGCTAAGCCCATGCGATTGGAAGAAGATTACTACTACGGGCATGAAGAGCAGGAACCAGCTTACAATTTTTAAATAGTAAAGCTTATATAGGTTCTGTTTCCAGGTAGGCATCGGATTAGGGATGTTAATTCCGCTGCAATTTCCTTAAAAAACCCGATGATTGCAATTTTATGCGCGCAGATAGTTTAACAGGTTCGTTGGTTAAATACTTTTCGTTTTTTTATTTTGGTGGTCAAAAAATGGCTACACGCTCCGTTTTGCTTACATATTTTTCATTGTCGTCCGATTAATTCTGTATGCTCTATCGCCATATCAAAAATATATTTTTACAAAATGAACAACCATTCATTTATTTTGTTTTTCTTTGTATTATCAATAACTCAAAAATGGTAAGGCTAAAAACGGAGGATAAGCGCGAGGCAATTCTAAAGGCAACACTGCTGCTGGTAAACAGTAATGGTTTTCATGCCGCACCTATGTCGAAGATTGCTACCAACGCTGGAGTTTCGGCAGGTACCATTTATCTTTATTTTCAGAACAAAGAGGATTTGGTGAACACCCTTTATCGCGAACTAAAGGCGAAGTTTTCGGGCCATGCTCTGTATGGTTTCAATCCAGAAGCACCCGTTAAAAAAGGATTCGAGGTTATTTGGAATAATATCCTGCGCTACAAATTGAGCGAACCCGATGAGGCTACCTTCATTGAGCAGTGCGATAACACCCCAATGGTTACCGATGCAAGCCGCGAGGTTGGACTCAAAGCGGTTCAGCCGCTATACGATTTGTGGGAGCGGGGTCAGCAGGAGGGAATTATTAAGCCGCTTTGCCGCCCTATGCTTTATGCTTTTTCGCTTTTCCCTATGATATATGTAGCCGGGATTTATACCAAGGAGGGAAAAGAGTTGAGCCGTGAAGCTATCGATGCCGCCTTTGGCGCTTCGTGGGATGCCATAAGGACTTAGTCCTTTTTTTTGACCAAACAATGAATGAATGTTCATTAATAAGGTTCTTTATAATAATGAAAGTTTAGGAAATATCTTGTTGATCTATAGTTGCAGGATAGTGACGATTTTCTACAGATTGGTTGCCAATCCTCCATGGCAATCGGAATAACAATTTGACGGAGTTTGTGTTAGTAAACTAAAACAGATTTAAATAATGACAAAGCAAATAGTATTAAAATCGAGACCGGTGGGTGTTCCCACGCTAAAGAATTTTGAAACAAAAACAGTAGAACTTTCAGCAATTGCC
It includes:
- a CDS encoding FKBP-type peptidyl-prolyl cis-trans isomerase, which codes for MRSKLHLLLIFLVTVSLFSCKKGGEDATESEKRVLDAWISLHYKDLAPNASGFYFIPVEEGTGAAPVDLDYVYVNYTVEQLNGDVIYSTDSLVADNWGLATAHFAPELTRLGVSGSAQSGIAEAIRLMRVGGKSKLILPSNLAYGLNALRGVSNPLVLKLELFSVFEDIAKNEKDSVVRYKTDNSLTETIDGKDGLYYKQIVQQDTCKGKYLKDYASSVKVWYVGRYLDGYIFDTNIDSVATKAGITASSTALLNVEFGKNGVVLAFEEVVKMMWLQEKTILVTTSEFAYGIQGKGTISPYTPLVFEITIDKIYVKK
- a CDS encoding MFS transporter, whose protein sequence is MPTWKQNLYKLYYLKIVSWFLLFMPVVVIFFQSHGLSLKEIFILQSVYSLSIVLLEIPSGYLADLLGRKNSLVIGNIFGFIGFTIYIFTGDFTGFLMAEVVMGFGMSMISGADSAILYDTLLEANQEKRYLKEEGIITGLGNYSEAIAGILGGLLAGLSIKAPFIGQAAITLTAIPVSLWLYEPVVHRIKAKASMTEIWGIVRYCLVDNRQMKWNIILSSITGASTLTMAWFAQPYFEKVGVPLAAFGILWTILNFSVGFSAFAAHRVEARFGLRKTVIATTLILSVTYILLGLFPSLWALSFLLIFYLARGVATPVFKNSINKISPSESRATVLSVRNFIIRIVFGIVGPLFGWLADRFGLMEALIVAGVTFTILQSVAVINFLKTNKPD
- a CDS encoding TetR/AcrR family transcriptional regulator produces the protein MVRLKTEDKREAILKATLLLVNSNGFHAAPMSKIATNAGVSAGTIYLYFQNKEDLVNTLYRELKAKFSGHALYGFNPEAPVKKGFEVIWNNILRYKLSEPDEATFIEQCDNTPMVTDASREVGLKAVQPLYDLWERGQQEGIIKPLCRPMLYAFSLFPMIYVAGIYTKEGKELSREAIDAAFGASWDAIRT